The stretch of DNA CGGCGGGGCGATCGAACCCGATCCGATGGTGGTCGATCAGCCCGAAGCCATCACCCTGATTGCCGCCCTGTGCAATCAGGGCAGTCTGGCCTTCGAGGACGAAGATTAACGCCCGAAGCGGGGGATCACTCCCTCGCGCCATTCGCCCTGCGGGATGCCCTCGACGGTCCAGTCGCCGATGCTCCAGCGCACCAGCCGCAGAGTGGGCAGGCCCACGGCGGCGGTCATGCGGCGGACCTGCCGGTTGCGGCCCTCGCGGATGGTGAGGCGCAGCCAGTGGTCGGGCACGCTTTTGCGGAAGCGTACCGGGGGATCGCGGAGCCAGAGGTCGGGCGTTTCGATGGCCTCGGCCTCGGCAGGGAGGGTGGGGCCGTCTTTCAGCATCACGCCGCGGCGCAGGTTTTCCATCGCGGTTTCGTCTGGCGCGCCTTCCACCTGCACCAGATAGGTCTTGGGCAGCTTGAAGCGCGGATCGGCGATGCGGGCCTGAAGGCGGCCATCATCGGTGAGCAGCAGCAGGCCCTCGCTGTCGCGGTCCAGCCGACCGGCGGGATAGACGCCCGGCACTTTCACAAAGTCCGAGAGCGTGGCGCGCGTGCTGCCTTCCGTCCCCGCATCGGTGAATTGCGAGAGCACATCGAACGGCTTGTTGAGCAGGATCAGACGGGGCATCGGATGAACCTATAGCCTGCCGTGATGGCGTTCCAGCGCAATTCCCGCCAGATTTTGCGCGCGCTTGATATGGCGCACCCGGACTCGATCAAAGCCCGCCGCCAAAGCCGTGAACTGCGCATGATAGGCCTTGAAGCGCTCCGTCTTGCAGGGCCAGTCACCCCGTGCCTGATGCACGATCATCGCGGCATCGCCCAGCAGCGCCACATCCTTCGCGCCCAGATCCCGCGCCAGCTCCAGGGCATGGATCAGCGCCAGCCATTCGGCATCATTGTTGTCGCCCGTGCCGCAATCCGTGCGGATATGCGCCTTACCGCCCGTCACCACCGACGTTTCCAGAACGCCGGGGTTGGGGCGGCAGCCGCCGTCAAACCATAGTTTCATCGGGCCACAGCTTCATCAATCCTCAGCTTCACCGGGCTTCCGGCAGAACCAGATGAAATGGCGCGGCCCCTTGTTGTTGGGCCGGGCGCGCACAAAGCGCTCCTCCACCTCGAAGCCGGTGTCTTTCAGGCGCTTCACAAAGGCATTGTCCTGATGCGCCGACCAGATCGCCAGCATGCCGCCGGGGCTCAGCGCATGCTTGGCCGCGCGCAGGCCGCGCCCGGTGTAGAGCCCGTTGTTGCCCTCGCGCACCAGACCATCGGGCCCATTGTCGACATCGAGCAGGATCGCGTCATAGATGCCATGCGCCGCCCTGATGGCATTGGACACATCGTCCTCAACCAGCATCACGCGCGGATCGTCAAGGCAGCCCGCCGCCACCTCGGCCATGGGACCTCGTGCCCATTGGATGATCTCGGGCACCAGCTCGACCACGGTGATGGCGGAATCCTGCCCCAGCACGTTCAAGGCCGCGCGCAGGGTAAAGCCCATGCCATAGCCGCCGATCAGCCAGCGCTGGGGCCCGCGCTCACCCAGCCGCTCGTGAGTCATCACCGCGAGGCTGTCCTCGGAGTGATGCATGCGGGTGGTCATCAGCTCATTGCCCGCGAGGGTAATCATGAAATCCGCGCCGCGACGCATCAGGCGCAGCTCCACGCCATCGGGCACCTGCGCGGTGCCCAGCAATTCGGGCTCGATCATGACTTGTTTCCTGCTGGCTGCTTCATCGGCGCGGCCCCTAGCACAGGCCCGCGCCAAAAAGCGAATCTAGTGCTTCTCCGCTCCCCGCGTCGTGCTGCGCGCCTTGAGCAGATCGTGACGCGACAGAATGCCGATCACCCGCGCGCTGTCATCCTCCAGGATGGGAATGCGCCCGATGCCGGTCTCCACCATCAGATCGGCCACCGCGCCGATGGGGTCGCGCCGCCGTGCAAAGGGCTGCGAGGCATCGGACACGACCTCGGCCAGCGTCTGCTCGCCCGGCGTGCCCTCCACCCGCCAGCGCAGCGCGTCCGAGCGCGAGACCAGCCCCAGCAGATGCTGCTCGCCATCCACCACCGGATAGGAGCGGTGCCGGGCGCTCTGGGCGAAGAAGGCGGCGGCCTCGCGGATCTGCATGGCGCCCGACAGGGTCTGCGGATTGTGAGTCATGATCTGCCCGGCCTGCATGAAATCCAGCGGATCGACGGTGTATTCCTGAAGGATATGCCGCCCGCGCCGGGCGATCTTCTCGGTCAGGATCGAGCGGCGCATCACCAGCACGCTGATGCCATAAGCACCGATGGAGGCGGCCATCAGCGTGGGCGTCGCGTTGAACTGCCCGGTCAGTTCGGCGGCGAACAGGGCACCGGTCAGCGGCGCGCGCATGGCGCCGCTCATCATCGCGCCCATGCCCGCCATGGCCCAGAAGCCCATCGGACCGGGAAGAAAGTGGCCAAGCAAGGCCCCCGTCGCTCCGCCCAGAATCAGCAGCGGCGCCAGCACGCCGCCCGATGTGCCCGAACCCAGCGCCACCAGCCACACCGCCGCCTTCACCACCAGCAGCAACGCGATCATCTTGAGCGTAAACGCTCCATCGAGCAGCAGCTGGATGTTGCCATAACCCGCGCCCAGCACGCGCATATCGATCCAGCCGCCGATGCCCACAGCCACGCCGCCCAGCGCGGGCCACCACATCCAGTGGATGGGCAGGCGGTGGAACAGATCCTCGATGCGATAGAGGCAGGAGGAAAGCAGCGCCGCCTCCAGCCCGATCAGTCCGCCCAACGCCAGCGCCATGCCCGCCACGCCGCCGCCGAAGGGCAGGCTGGTGCTCATGGGAAACAGCGGGCCATGGTCCAGCAGCAGTTGGCGCAGGGCAAAGCTGACCAGCACGGCGACGGCCACCGGCACAAAGCTGCGCGGCTTCCATTCGAACAGCAGCACCTCCACCGCCAGCAGGATCGCGGCGAGCGGCGTACCGAAGATGCCGGTCATGCCCGCCGCCGCGCCCGCCACCAGCAGCGTCTTGCGTTCCGCCGCGCTCAGCCGGAAGCATTGCGCGAAGAGCGAGCCGATCGCCCCGCCGGTCATGATGATCGGTCCCTCGGCGCCGAAAGGCCCGCCGCTGCCGATCGAGATCGCCGAGGACAAAGGCTTCAGGATCGCTACCTTCAGGGACAGGCGGCTCTCGCCATAGAGGATCGCCTCGATGGCCTCGGGAATGCCGTGGCCGCGGATTTTCTCCGAGCCGAAGCGCGCCATCAGCCCTACGATCAGGCTGCCGATCGCCGGGATCGCCAGCACCCACAGGCCGACATGACTGTCCGCGATTTGGGAGGCGCCGGTCGAGACGCTGCCGAACCAGAACAGGTTGGTCGCCAGCGCGATCAGCCGCAGCAGAACCCATGCGCCCAGCGCGCCGCCCGCGCCCGCGACCGTGGCGGCCAGCGCCAGCATCGCCATGCGCCAGTCGGCGCTGTGATCGCCCAGCGGTTTGGGGCTGGCATCGGGCCGCGCGATGGTGTCAGGTGGGGGGACCATGGGGATCTTTTCCGGGACTGCTTGCGAAAGGGATGGGTCATTTATATCGTAACACGATATTGTTCAAGTCATGAGAGACCGCGATGACGAATGAGAACAGCATCGGCGATCTGGCCGATGAGGATTACACCGCATTGGCGGATTTCCGCCATGCGCTGCGCCAGTTTCTGGCCTTCAGCGAGCAGGCCGCGACCGGTTGCGGGCTCACCCCGCAGCAGCATCAGGCGCTGCTGGCGATTCGCGGGGCGGGCGACCGCGCCGTCACCGTGGGCTATGTTGCCGAGCGGCTGATCCTCAAGCCTCACAGCGCCACCGGCCTGATCGACCGTCTGGAGGCTCTGGGCCTTGTCGAGCGTCATGCCGCGCCCGGAGACCGCCGCCGCGCCCTGCTGGTGCTGACCGACAAGGCGCGCGAGCAACTCGCCCGGCTGACCGCCACCCATCGCGAGGAAATCCTGCGCCTGCGCCCGCTGCTGACCGATGTGCTTCACCAGATGGGGCTGTGACCCCATCGGACCGACAACAGAAAATAGGCCCCCGCCAAGAAGAGAGCCTTGTCGCTGATCGCCAAAAGCCGTTAGGGGCGGGGGCCTCTTAGCCCGCGCTCCAGGATCTTGCATGACCACCCCGGCCTCCCGGTTTCACAGCCTTGCGCATTGGATCGGCATCCAGCCCGCCAGCACCCCCACGCGCATCGTGCAGGCCTTCATCGGCTCGGCGCTGGGGATTCTGTTCACCGGCATGGTGATGCATCTGTGGCTGGGCAAGGTCGGTAATTTGCCGCTGCTGGTGGCGCCGATGGGGGCCTCGGCGGTGCTGCTTTTCGCGGTGCCGGCCAGTCCGCTGGCGCAACCCTGGGCGATCATCGGCGGCAACACGATGTCGGCGCTGTCGGGCATTCTATGGATGAAGCTGATCGGTGACCCGGCCTGGGCGGCGGGGCTCGCGGTGGCGACGGCCATCGCCATGATGAGCCTTGCGCGCTGCCTCCACCCGCCGGGCGGGGCGGTGGCGCTGACCACGGTGATCGGCGGGCCTGCGGTGGTCGGCGCCGGTTGGGGTTTTGCGTTCTTGCCGGTGGCGGTGAACTGCCTGCTGCTGGTGGGCATCGGCTGGCTTTACCATGCGGCGGTGCGCGGCAATTATCCGCATCGTGCCGCCGCTTACGTGGCGCCTCCGGGCAGCAGTGTTGGCTACACGATGGCCGATGTCGATGATGTGCTGGCGCATTACGACGATCTGCTCGATGTCAGCAGCGAGGATCTCGACACGCTGTTCCGTCAGGTGGAGAGCCGCGCCTGGCGCCGCCTGCATGGGGTGATCCGCTGCGAGCAGATCATGCGCGCCGCCGAGCCGCTGGCGCTTGAGGCATCGCTGGATGAGGCCGCGCAGGCGCTGGCCCGGCAGGACCTGCGCGCCATTCCGGTGGTGGCGCAAGATGGCCATGTCGAGGGGCTGCTGGGTCTGGCCCAGCTTGCCGGCGCGCGCAGCGTGGCGGCGGCGATGGAGACCTCTCCCTGCCTCGCCTCGGGCGATACGCCCATCGATGAGGTGCTGCCGATCCTGTCAGGCGGGCGCTATCACGAGGCGATCGTGGTCGATGCGCAGGGGCGCTATGCGGGGCTGATCACCCAGACCGAATTGCTGGGCGCCCTCTGGCGCGGCCATATCGCCGAGGCGATTGCGCATACTTCGGTTTGAAAATCCGGCGAAAGAGCCGGATTTTGCGGCACCAGCCCACTCCCCCGCCCGGCCACCCAGAGGATACCACCATAGGGTAACCGGGCGGGCGAGCGGGCTGGTGCCGCAGGTTCAAACCCTCAAGCCCTGATGAACGCCTGTACCGGGGTCGATGCCTCCATCGGCTCCCACGCCGGGCGGCCCAGCAGATAGCCTTGCACCAGATCGCAGCGCGCGCCCTCAAGGAAACCGAGCTGCAGCGGCGTTTCCACCCCCTCGGCGCAGACGCTCATGCCCAGCGCGTGGCCCAGTTGCATGATGGCGCAGGCCACCGCCTCGGCCTGCCGGTCCGCGCCCAGATCGTCGACGAAGCTGCGGTCCAGCTTCAGCCGGTCGAAAGGCAGCTTGCGCAGATAGTTGAGCGAGGAATAGGAGGTGCCGAAATCGTCCAGCGCAAAGCCCACCCCCAGATCGCGCAGGCTTTCCATCGAATGGCGCGCGCTGTCGGTATGGGTGATGATGGTGCGCTCGGTCAGCTCCAGGATCAGGCGCTGGGGCGGCAGGCCGGTTTCGCCCAGCACGCGCTGCACCAGCGGCACCAGCTCCTCGCGGCTGAACCAATAGGCCGAGAGATTGACCGAGATGGTCAGATCCTCGGGGATCTCCAGCGCGGCCCGGCACGAGGCGCGCAGCACCCATTCGTCGAGCGCGCCGATCAGCCCCGAAGCCTCGGCCACCGGGATGAAGGTGGAGGGCACGATGGGGCCATGGCCGGGGCAGGTCCAGCGCACCAGCGCCTCGTAACCGGTCAGCCGCCCGTCGCCGGTCAGGAAATAGGGCTGCCATTGCAGCTTCAACTGGTCCTGAGCAATGGCCTCTTCGAGCCGGTGCTCGATGGTGTTGTAGGAGGCATTGGCCAGCAGCGGCACCACCTCGTCGGCGATGACAAGCCGGTCGCGGCCCTCGCGCTTGGCCATATACATGGCCTCCTTGGCGGAGCGGCGCACCTCGGCGGCGGTGGTGCCGTGGCGCAGCGCCAGGGCGCAGCCCACTGACGCCGACATCACGATCTGCCTGCCGTCTGAAGTGCCGTCGATCTCGATGGGGGCGTTGATGTCGGCGATCAGCCGCTGGGCGACGCGCCGCGCGATATCATGCGAGGCCGGGTCGGAGAGGATGATGGCAAATTCGTCGCCGCCGATCCGCGCGGGCACGTCGCTGGCGCGGATGCTGGAGGACAGGCGCTGGCCGATCTGGTTGAGCACATGGTCGCCCACCTCATAGCCATACTGCTTGTTGATGGCGCGAAAGCCGTCGAGGTCGATCGAGAGCAGGGCGAAGGGGCGTCCGGCAAAGGCCGATTCCATCGCCGCATCCATCGCGGTTTCCAACTGGCGGCGGTTGGCCAGGCGCGTCAGCGGATCGCGGGTTTCGGCCTCGGCCAAGGTCAGATGGCTCAGATGCAGGTCGAGCAGGTCGCTGGCGCTGGCGGCCAGTTGCGCCAGAAACTGGCGGTCGGCCCGATCGAACTCACGGGGCTCCCGGTCCATCACGCACAGCGTGCCGAGCGGCTGGCCGTTGGTCGCGAGAATCGGCGCCCCGGCATAGAAGCGGATGTGCGTGTCGCCCGTCACCAGCGGATTGTCGGCAAAGCGCGGATCGCGCGGGGCATCGGGGACCACCATCACCTGATCGGGGGTCAGGATGGCGTGAGCGCAAAAGGCCTCCTCGCGCCCGGTTTCGGGCTGGGTCATGCCGACTGCGGATTTGAACCACTGGCGGTTGGCATCGACCAGCGAGACCAGTGCCACCGGCACATCGAAATGCTGCGCGGCAAGGGCGGTCAAGCGATCGAAGCGCTCATCCGGCAGGCTGTCGAGAATGCGATAGCCTCGCAGGGTGGCCACGCGCTCAGCTTCGTCGGGGGGGAGAACGGCGGGCGGCATTGTGGCGGGGGTTCCTCAATGTAAACTCATCGACGAGCTACCGTTGGAATTGTGGATATTGTGTTAAATTAATTTACATAGCTCGACAGTGAGTGGTTAAAACCATGGGCTGCATGCGACCGCTCTGACTGCTTTTGCGTCTTTTTTTGTCATCAAGCCCGTGTTTGTATCGTTTTCGGGCCAATGAGGCGGATTTCTGCGCTGCATCGCCATGGCCGGATCCCGGCGCAACCATGACAAATGGGCGGGCCCAAAGGGGGCCTGTTAATGATCTTTTAGGCGTAAACTTATACAATGGTGTTCCTCTCCGGAATGGCAAAGATCCTGATTAATTTGGGATAAATTTCGGCCTTTCGGTAAAGGACAGGATGGCGGGCAAACGTCTATGGTAAAGATCAGAATTTCGACCAGAATTCTGGCCAGCTTCGGTATCATCCTGGCGGCCATGCTGGCGGTGGGCCTTTTCATCCATGGCAAACTTTCGGTGATCGAGGAGCATGCGCTCTCGATCCGTGGCGATGCCGTGGCCGGGCTTTACCAGAGCAGCCTGATCAAGGATGCGCTGGGTGCCGATGACCTTCATGCGCTGACCGGCAAGGTGATCGGCCAGGGCTCGGATAGAATGGGTTCGGACGAAGCCGCCGGGCAACAGGCCGAGGATGCCGCCACGCTGACGCGGCTGATCGCCGATTACGAAAAGACCATCTTCACCGAGGATGACCGTCAGGCCTTCACCCGCTTCAAGAGCGATCTGGCGCTGTATCAGTCCGCCAGAGCGCATCAGGGCGCCGCCGCGCCCGAGGTGAGGGCCCGTTTCAACGCGGCCTTTGCCGATATCGCCGCGGTCACCACGCTTAACCAGCGCAACGCGCTGGCGCGGATCGAGGACATCGACGGCCAGATCCGCTCGCTGCTGGTCTCGCTCTCGCTGGGCTTTCTGCTGGCGCTGCTGGTGGCGCTGACCGCCGGGACGATGCTGTTGCGCGTCATTCAGGGCCCGCTGCGCGAGCTGATGGCGGCGATGGATGTGATGCGGCAGGGCGATTTCACCCATCGCGCGCAGGTCGTCCGGCAGGATGAGCTGGGCGAGCTGGCCGAAGGCTTCAACCGCATGGCCGAGGAGGTGATGGCGCTGGTCGGGCAGGTGCAGCGCTCGGGCATCCGCGTCTCGACCTCGATGACCGAGATCGCCGCCACCTCGAAGCAGCAGCAGGCCACCGCCGCCGAGGTCGCCGCCACCACCACCCAGATCGGCGCCACCTCGCGCGAGATTTCGGTGACCTCCAAAGAGCTGGTGCGCACCATGAGCGATGTCGCCGCCGTCTCCGACCATGCCGCCACGCTGGCCAGCGGTGGCCAGCAGGGTCTGGCCCATATGGGCGAGACGATGGAGCAGGTGATGGAGGCCGCCAACACCATCAATGCCAAGCTGGCGATCCTCAACGAGAAGGCGGGCGACATCAATCAGGTCGTCACCACCATCACCAAAGTGGCGGATCAGACCAATCTGCTGTCGCTGAATGCCGCCATCGAGGCCGAGAAGGCGGGCGAATATGGGCGAGGCTTTGCCGTCGTTTCCACCGAAATCCGCCGTCTGGCCGACCAGACCGCTGTGGCCACCTATGACATCGAGCAGATGGTGAAAGAGATCCAGTCGGCGGTCTCGGCCAGCGTGATGGGGATGGACAAATTCTCCGAGGAAGTGCGGCGCGGCATGAGCGACGTGCATGACATCGGCAACCGCTTCGCCGAGATCATCGGCCAGGTGCAGGCTCTGGCCCCCCGCTTCGAGACCGTGACCGAGGGCATGCAGGCGCAGGCCACCGGCGCCGAGCAGATCAGCGAGGCGCTGGTCCAGCTCACCGAGGCCACCCAGCAGACCGTCGAATCGCTGCGCCAGTCGAGCGCGGCGATCGAGGAGCTGAACCATGTCTCGGGCAGCCTGCACGGCAGCATCACGCGCTTCCGGCTGGTCGGCTGAGCCGGGCCTCGATGCTCTTCCTTGCTTTCCGTATCGGCGGCGAGGCCATGGCGCTGGCGGCCGAGCATATCGTCGAGATCGTGCCGCTGGTCGATCTGGAGCAGCCGCGTCAGGGCACACAGGGCGTGTTCCAGTATCGGGGCCAGTATATCCCCGCCATCGACCTGTCCCTGCGCGACACCGGCCATCCCGCCCGCCGCCGCATGAGCACCCGCATCGTGGTGATCCGCTCGCCATGGGACGAGGCGCAGCTTGTCGGGCTGATCGCGGAAGGGGCCAGCGCCATGCTGCGCTTCGATCCGGCTGATTTCGCGCCCTTCGCCCATGGCCCCGACGGGCTGGTCCAGCGGGTGGAGCCGCGCGATCTGGTCCCGCAGGAGGTGGGCGCATGATCCAGCCGCGTTTTGCCGATTTGCTGGACCGGGTGATGGGGCTCGATGCCGCGCTGATCGGCACCTCGGCGGTCGACCGCGCGGTGGACGCCCGCATCCGCGCCAACAATCTGCCCGGCACCGACGCCTATTGGGCCCTGCTGCAACAGGCGCCCGACGAGGTGCAGGCGCTGATCGAGACCGTGGTGATCCCGGAGACATGGTTCTTCCGCGACCCTGCCGCATTTGATGCGATGGTGCGTCTGTGTGCTCCGCGTCTGGCCGATGGATCCGCGCCATTGCGCATCCTCAGCCTGCCCTGCTCGACCGGGGAGGAGCCTTATTCCATCGCCATGGCGCTGCTCGATGCCGGATGGCCGTCCGCGCGTTTCCGGGTCGATGGGGTGGACATCAGCCATCAAGCGCTGGGGTTGGCGCGGCGCGCGGTCTATGGGCGCAATTCCTTCCGCGCGCTGGATCTGGGCTTTCGCGACCGCCATTTCGAGGCAGTCGAACGCGAATGGCATCTGAAGGAGCGTGTGCGCGGCTGCGTGCAATGGCAGCAGGGCAATATGCTCGATGCCGCCTTTCTGGCCGGGGCGGCGCCTTACGATGTGATCTTCTGCCGCAATCTGCTGATCTATTTCGATGCGGCGACGCAAGGGCGCGCCGTGGCGGTGCTGCGCCGTTTGCTGGCGCCGCAGGGGCTGCTGCTGGCGGGGCATTCGGAATCGGGGGTGGTCTCGGCGCATGGCTTTGCCTCGGCGCAGATCCCGATGGCCTTCGCTTTCCGCAAGGCCGAAGCGGTGGTGGCGCCGAAACAGGCTCCCAGGACACCGGCCAGACCGGTGAAACCCGCGCCGCACCCGGTCACGCCGCGCCCTGCGTTCAAGCCCAGCCAGCCCGCGCCCGTTTCTCCCCCGCCGCCCGGCATGGACGGGCTGTGGACCCTGCTCGACAGCGGTCGGCTGGATGAGGCCGAGCGCGCCTGCCAGACCTATATCCGCACCCATGGCGCCAGCGCCGACGCGCTGCTGATCCAAGGCCTGATCGCCGATGCGCGCGGAGATGCCACGGCTGCGGCCGCGTCCTATCGCAAGGTGCTTTACCTCGATCCCGACCATGGCGAGGCCATCGGCCATCTGGCGCTGCTGCTGCGCAAACAGGGCAACCACGCCCGCGCCGATCTGCTGACCCGCCGCCTTGCCCGCCAGAACGGGAGCAACGGGTGATGGCGCAAACCGCTCTGGCCCTCGACGCCTGCTGGAAGCGCATCGGCGTGCAGGGCGACCAGTCCTGCCGCGAGCTGGTGCACCATTCGCATTGCCGCAACTGCCCGGAGTTTTCCCGCCAAGCCACCTTGCTGCTCGACCGCGAGGCACCCGCAGGCGCGCCTTTTGCCGCCTTGTCCGCAATTCCCGAAGCGGCGGAACGCGGGACCTCGGTCACGATCTTCCGGCTGGGCGCGGAATGGTTCGCTCTGCCCACGCTGATGCTCGATGAGATCGTCACGCCGCGTGCCGTTCATTCGCTGCCGCATCGTCGCGATCCCGGCCTGTTGGGGCTGGTCAATGTGCGCGGCGAGCTGGTGGTCTGTGTCTCCATCGCGCGCGCCGTGCTGGGCGATGCCGCCACCGCCGCGCCTCAGGGCTGGATCATCGTGGCGCGGCATGACAGCGGGCGTTTCGCATTCCCGGTCGATGAGGTGGCGCAGACCTTCCACCACACGCCCGCCGCCGTGCAGCCGCTGCCCGCCACGCTGGCCCATGCCGCTACGGGGCTGAGCACAGGCATGCTGGCGTGGCGGGACCGTCATGTCGGGCTGCTCGATGCCGAGGCCCTGTTTGCCGCGCTCAACCGGTGCCTGCTCTGATGGGCGCGCATGATCTCAGCCAGTTTTCGATGCGCGACCTCTTCCGCATGGAGGCCGGGGAGCTGACCCAGTCGCTCACCGCCGCCCTGCTGGAGCTGGAGCGGACGCCGACCCGCCCCGACCTGCTGGAAGACTGCATGCGCGCGGCCCATTCGCTCAAAGGCGCGGCGCGGATCGTCGATCTGCGCGCGGCGGTGACGGTGGCCCATGCGATGGAGGATCTGTTCGTCGCGGCGCAAAAGGGCGAGCAGCATCTCGACCGCGCGCGGATCGACCTGCTGCTGGGCGGGGTCGATCTGCTCTCGGCGCTGGCCCGCGCGCCCGATGAGGAAAGCGCGCCCGAGCAGGCGGCGTGGCAGGCCGATGCCGACCGTTTCGCGACGGGTCTGGCCGACCATATCGCCCATGCGCCGGTCGCCGCGCCGCCCGTCGCCGCGCCGATTGCGGTGCCTGTTGCGGAGGACCCGCATGACCGCTCGTTGCGGGTCAGTGCGGAGAATCTCAACCGCATGCTCGATCTGGCGGGAGAAACGCTGGTCGAGACGCATCAGTTGCGCCCCTTCGAGCAATCGCTGCTGCGCCTCAAGCGCATGCAGCGCGAGGCGGCGGTGTCGCTCGACACGCTGGAGGCGGCACTGCCGCCCGATCTCGATGATCGCGCCCGCGCCGCGCTGTCCAAACTTCACGAACAGCTTGCCGCCTGCCGCCAGCATCTGGGCGACCGGCTGAGCCATCTGGAAAGCCGCAACCATCGCAGCAGCGATCTGGCGCATCGCCTCTATCATCAGGCGCTGCGGGTGCGGATGCGCCCGCTGGCTGACGGGCTGGGCGGCTTCCCCCGCATGGTGCGTGATATCGCGCATGAGCTGGGCAAGCAGGTGCGGCTGGAGATCAGTGGCGAGCGCACGCAGGTCGACCGCGATATCCTCGAAAGGCTGGAGGCGCCGCTCGGCCATGTGCTGCGCAATGCGCTGGACCACGGGCTGGAAAGCCCGCCGGAGCGCCTTGCCGCCGGAAAGCTGCCCGAAGGGGTGATCCGCCTCTCTGCCGGGCATCACGCCGGGGCGCTGCAGGTGGTGGTGGAGGATGACGGGCGCGGCATCGACCTCGACAAGCTGCGTGCCACGGTGATCGCGCGGGGGCTGTCGTCCGAAGAGACGGCGGCGAAGCTGAGCGAAAGCGAATTGCTGGAGTTCCTGTTCCTGCCCGGTTTCACGATGAAGGAGGGCGTCACCCAGCTCTCCGGGCGCGGCGTCGGGCTCGATGTGGTGCAGGAGATGATCCGCCAGGTGCGCGGGCTGGTGCGCATCACCGCGAAACCGGGCGAGGGTACGCGCTTTAAGCTGGAGCTGCCGCTGACGCTGTCGGTGGTGCGCTCGCTGCTCGTTAGCATCGGGGGCGAGCCTTATGCCTTCCCCTTCGCCCATATCGCGCGGGCGATGAAGGTGCCGCTCGCCAGCGTGAAGGTGATGGAGGGGCGGCAGTATCTCGATCTCGACGGGCAGGCGGTGGGTCTGGTCACGGCGCATCAGGTGCTGGGCTGCGCGCCCGCGTCTGTCGATGATGCCGGGCAGGATCTCAGCGTCGTGCTGCTGGGCACGCCGGGCCAGCTTTATGGCGTGGTGGTGGATCGCTTTGTCGGCGGGGCCGAGCTGGTGGTGCGCCCGCTCGATCCGCGACTGGGCAAGATCAAGGACATCGGCGCGGCGGCGCTGACCGAGGATGGCGCGCCGCTGCTGATTGTCGATGTGGACGATATGCTGCGCTCGCTGGAAAAGCTCTCGGCCTCGGACCGGCTGGGGGCGGTGGGCGGACAGGCCCATGTGCAGGGCGCCAGCCAGCGCAAGCGCGTGCTGGTGGTGGACGACAGCTTCACCGTGCGCGAGCTGGAGCGCAAATTGCTCGACCATCACGGCTATGCGGTCGAGGTCGCGGTGGACGGCATGGATGGCTGGAACATGCTGAAAGGCGGGCATTTCGATCTGGTCATCAGCGATATCGACATGCCGCGCATGGATGGCATCGAGCTGGTGCGCCGCATCCGCGCCGATGCCGCGCTGCACGCCATGCC from Novosphingobium sp. encodes:
- a CDS encoding methyl-accepting chemotaxis protein; the encoded protein is MVKIRISTRILASFGIILAAMLAVGLFIHGKLSVIEEHALSIRGDAVAGLYQSSLIKDALGADDLHALTGKVIGQGSDRMGSDEAAGQQAEDAATLTRLIADYEKTIFTEDDRQAFTRFKSDLALYQSARAHQGAAAPEVRARFNAAFADIAAVTTLNQRNALARIEDIDGQIRSLLVSLSLGFLLALLVALTAGTMLLRVIQGPLRELMAAMDVMRQGDFTHRAQVVRQDELGELAEGFNRMAEEVMALVGQVQRSGIRVSTSMTEIAATSKQQQATAAEVAATTTQIGATSREISVTSKELVRTMSDVAAVSDHAATLASGGQQGLAHMGETMEQVMEAANTINAKLAILNEKAGDINQVVTTITKVADQTNLLSLNAAIEAEKAGEYGRGFAVVSTEIRRLADQTAVATYDIEQMVKEIQSAVSASVMGMDKFSEEVRRGMSDVHDIGNRFAEIIGQVQALAPRFETVTEGMQAQATGAEQISEALVQLTEATQQTVESLRQSSAAIEELNHVSGSLHGSITRFRLVG
- a CDS encoding chemotaxis protein CheW; translated protein: MLFLAFRIGGEAMALAAEHIVEIVPLVDLEQPRQGTQGVFQYRGQYIPAIDLSLRDTGHPARRRMSTRIVVIRSPWDEAQLVGLIAEGASAMLRFDPADFAPFAHGPDGLVQRVEPRDLVPQEVGA
- a CDS encoding protein-glutamate O-methyltransferase CheR, with the translated sequence MIQPRFADLLDRVMGLDAALIGTSAVDRAVDARIRANNLPGTDAYWALLQQAPDEVQALIETVVIPETWFFRDPAAFDAMVRLCAPRLADGSAPLRILSLPCSTGEEPYSIAMALLDAGWPSARFRVDGVDISHQALGLARRAVYGRNSFRALDLGFRDRHFEAVEREWHLKERVRGCVQWQQGNMLDAAFLAGAAPYDVIFCRNLLIYFDAATQGRAVAVLRRLLAPQGLLLAGHSESGVVSAHGFASAQIPMAFAFRKAEAVVAPKQAPRTPARPVKPAPHPVTPRPAFKPSQPAPVSPPPPGMDGLWTLLDSGRLDEAERACQTYIRTHGASADALLIQGLIADARGDATAAAASYRKVLYLDPDHGEAIGHLALLLRKQGNHARADLLTRRLARQNGSNG
- a CDS encoding chemotaxis protein CheW, which encodes MAQTALALDACWKRIGVQGDQSCRELVHHSHCRNCPEFSRQATLLLDREAPAGAPFAALSAIPEAAERGTSVTIFRLGAEWFALPTLMLDEIVTPRAVHSLPHRRDPGLLGLVNVRGELVVCVSIARAVLGDAATAAPQGWIIVARHDSGRFAFPVDEVAQTFHHTPAAVQPLPATLAHAATGLSTGMLAWRDRHVGLLDAEALFAALNRCLL
- a CDS encoding hybrid sensor histidine kinase/response regulator; amino-acid sequence: MGAHDLSQFSMRDLFRMEAGELTQSLTAALLELERTPTRPDLLEDCMRAAHSLKGAARIVDLRAAVTVAHAMEDLFVAAQKGEQHLDRARIDLLLGGVDLLSALARAPDEESAPEQAAWQADADRFATGLADHIAHAPVAAPPVAAPIAVPVAEDPHDRSLRVSAENLNRMLDLAGETLVETHQLRPFEQSLLRLKRMQREAAVSLDTLEAALPPDLDDRARAALSKLHEQLAACRQHLGDRLSHLESRNHRSSDLAHRLYHQALRVRMRPLADGLGGFPRMVRDIAHELGKQVRLEISGERTQVDRDILERLEAPLGHVLRNALDHGLESPPERLAAGKLPEGVIRLSAGHHAGALQVVVEDDGRGIDLDKLRATVIARGLSSEETAAKLSESELLEFLFLPGFTMKEGVTQLSGRGVGLDVVQEMIRQVRGLVRITAKPGEGTRFKLELPLTLSVVRSLLVSIGGEPYAFPFAHIARAMKVPLASVKVMEGRQYLDLDGQAVGLVTAHQVLGCAPASVDDAGQDLSVVLLGTPGQLYGVVVDRFVGGAELVVRPLDPRLGKIKDIGAAALTEDGAPLLIVDVDDMLRSLEKLSASDRLGAVGGQAHVQGASQRKRVLVVDDSFTVRELERKLLDHHGYAVEVAVDGMDGWNMLKGGHFDLVISDIDMPRMDGIELVRRIRADAALHAMPVMILSYKDREEDRQRGLEVGADYYLTKGSFQNNALIDAVVDLIGEAVV